In one window of Fusobacteria bacterium ZRK30 DNA:
- a CDS encoding FAD-dependent oxidoreductase, with product MKKYEEEFENTLSPLVVIEEAGRCLLCEDAPCSSECPAGTSPDKFIRSLYFRNLKGAVERIRENNILGGVCAHVCPTESYCKKGCSRSGIDKPVEIGKIQRFLTEYERKLNLNFIKKTPLTKEKVAIIGSGPAGLTTASELAKEGYKATIFEKSEKLGGWLRYGIPEYRLGEEILDHEINFIKEQGVEFILNSEFGKDITLESLEKEGFKSILFATGNNTGRTLPIFEGKENVEIAVEFLARIKKQQKNDIGKNVVVVGGGDVALDAACSAKLLGAETVKVIALETLDKLPASEEELRIAKELNIQIIGGFIPELIEADKIIFKGTDSKDKIETYCDKIIVAIGQESNLDSSVRSKKESNIFFAGDIAEGDKTVVWAIKRGKENAKSIIEFLGGVK from the coding sequence ATGAAAAAATATGAAGAAGAATTTGAAAATACACTATCTCCTTTGGTAGTAATCGAAGAAGCTGGAAGATGTCTGCTTTGTGAAGACGCTCCTTGCTCATCAGAATGCCCTGCAGGTACATCACCTGATAAATTTATTAGATCACTATATTTCAGAAACTTAAAAGGTGCAGTAGAAAGAATTAGAGAAAATAATATATTAGGTGGTGTCTGTGCACACGTCTGTCCTACAGAATCATATTGTAAAAAAGGCTGTAGCAGATCAGGTATTGATAAACCTGTTGAAATAGGTAAAATTCAAAGATTCTTAACTGAATACGAAAGAAAACTTAATCTTAATTTTATTAAAAAAACTCCTTTAACAAAAGAAAAAGTAGCTATCATAGGTTCTGGTCCTGCTGGATTAACTACTGCATCAGAACTTGCAAAAGAAGGATATAAAGCAACTATATTTGAAAAATCTGAAAAACTTGGTGGATGGTTAAGATATGGAATTCCTGAATATAGATTAGGAGAAGAAATTTTAGACCATGAAATCAATTTCATAAAAGAACAAGGTGTAGAATTTATTCTTAATTCTGAATTTGGTAAAGATATAACTTTAGAATCCCTTGAAAAAGAAGGCTTTAAGAGTATATTATTTGCTACAGGAAATAATACCGGAAGAACTTTACCTATTTTTGAAGGGAAAGAAAATGTAGAGATTGCTGTTGAATTTTTAGCAAGAATTAAAAAACAACAAAAAAATGATATTGGAAAAAATGTTGTAGTTGTAGGTGGAGGAGACGTTGCTCTTGATGCTGCTTGTTCTGCAAAATTATTAGGAGCTGAAACTGTTAAAGTAATAGCTTTAGAAACTCTTGACAAACTTCCTGCAAGTGAAGAAGAATTGAGAATTGCAAAGGAATTAAATATTCAAATTATTGGTGGATTTATACCTGAATTGATAGAAGCAGATAAAATTATATTCAAAGGTACAGATAGTAAAGATAAAATAGAAACTTATTGTGATAAAATAATTGTTGCTATTGGTCAAGAAAGTAATCTTGATTCAAGTGTAAGATCTAAAAAAGAATCTAATATTTTCTTTGCAGGAGATATTGCTGAAGGAGATAAAACGGTTGTTTGGGCAATAAAAAGAGGTAAAGAAAACGCAAAAAGCATAATTGAATTTTTAGGAGGTGTAAAATAA
- a CDS encoding ATP-binding protein, with translation MIGNPGTGKTHLSIALGLKACNCGHKVYFTTAANLSNKLVEAQENSNLGRFLRQLARLDLLIIDELSYLSFNKHQSELLFQVISERSERGSIIISTNLAFSEWEEFFPDTMLTTALIDRVTFRGHILNMNGDSYRVSAK, from the coding sequence ATGATAGGGAACCCAGGAACTGGAAAGACACATCTTTCTATAGCTCTAGGACTTAAAGCTTGCAACTGTGGACATAAGGTGTACTTTACTACAGCTGCTAACTTATCAAATAAATTAGTTGAAGCGCAAGAAAATAGTAATTTAGGGAGATTCTTAAGGCAATTAGCAAGATTAGATCTACTCATAATAGATGAGCTTTCCTACCTCTCCTTTAACAAACATCAATCAGAACTCCTATTTCAAGTGATTTCAGAAAGAAGTGAGAGGGGAAGTATTATAATTTCTACTAATTTAGCATTTTCAGAGTGGGAAGAATTCTTCCCTGATACAATGTTAACAACAGCTTTAATAGATCGCGTAACATTTAGAGGACATATTTTAAACATGAATGGTGACTCTTACAGGGTCTCTGCGAAATAG
- a CDS encoding ATP-binding protein yields MSVISEKIKLFSKALKLSSFKDYHEVQRQAINSKQGYEEFLLTLLEKEVLTRQDNKLFRLKRGAKFPFEKTLEEFEVKRLSYLKPSVVGELSSCEFIKKKKI; encoded by the coding sequence ATGAGTGTAATTAGTGAAAAAATTAAACTTTTTTCCAAAGCTTTAAAACTATCTAGCTTCAAAGACTATCATGAGGTTCAGCGCCAAGCAATAAATTCAAAACAAGGATATGAAGAATTTCTGCTTACACTATTAGAAAAGGAAGTATTAACTAGACAAGACAATAAACTTTTCAGGTTAAAGCGCGGAGCTAAATTTCCCTTTGAAAAAACGCTAGAAGAGTTTGAAGTTAAACGTCTTAGCTATTTAAAACCTTCAGTAGTAGGCGAACTCTCCAGCTGTGAGTTTATCAAAAAAAAGAAAATATAA
- a CDS encoding tetratricopeptide repeat protein, which yields MQKIFELAKEHKITLKELSRQRLSSTYLSKIKRGHNFFKEKHIPLLVDSFNRIFQERNINKVVTIKELWISPQEELDQLIVESLINKSIYSKEKQEEIELFGREKEVHSCKYRYIIAKYNQKMGRKEKALNIYYDLLNHFSCSALFYSVLIEITRLEKAQIVYEIHLKYKNKINIAPFKTKALLTYNTGVNLLKTKKWGKAIPFFKIIIDMPEITKHYYHSYNNLGICYQNLGEYEKAIEHFKKSVSDPSNYHELEVCYTNIISCAKKMKNEILVKITVNKLENILKKLKNKALYQTYWNLGLSYLYLGETKKAIVAFEKEISFPLDLKHHHFNPTKYLDSIKQLVLLYGHQPLKQQELIKIICEIPKEMMCYDFSMYILKFYIKNSLEYEANLLIQKIQL from the coding sequence GTGCAAAAAATATTTGAACTAGCAAAAGAACATAAAATAACTTTAAAAGAACTTTCAAGGCAAAGACTTAGTTCAACATATCTTTCTAAAATAAAAAGAGGTCATAATTTTTTTAAAGAAAAACATATCCCCTTGTTGGTTGATTCTTTTAATAGAATTTTTCAAGAAAGAAATATAAATAAAGTTGTTACTATAAAAGAATTATGGATTAGTCCTCAGGAGGAACTAGATCAACTAATTGTTGAAAGTCTTATAAATAAAAGTATCTATTCCAAAGAAAAACAAGAAGAAATAGAATTATTTGGACGTGAGAAAGAAGTTCACAGCTGTAAATATCGATATATTATAGCCAAATATAATCAAAAGATGGGGAGGAAAGAAAAAGCTTTAAATATCTATTATGATCTATTAAATCATTTCTCTTGCTCCGCTCTATTCTATTCTGTCTTAATTGAAATAACTAGATTAGAAAAAGCTCAAATTGTCTATGAAATACATCTGAAATATAAAAATAAAATTAATATAGCTCCATTTAAAACAAAAGCTCTTTTAACTTATAATACTGGTGTAAATCTTTTGAAAACTAAAAAATGGGGTAAAGCTATCCCTTTTTTTAAAATTATCATTGATATGCCAGAGATTACAAAACACTACTACCACTCCTACAATAATTTAGGTATTTGTTATCAAAACTTAGGAGAATATGAGAAAGCTATTGAACACTTTAAAAAAAGTGTGAGTGATCCATCAAATTATCATGAGTTGGAAGTTTGTTATACTAACATCATTTCTTGTGCTAAAAAAATGAAAAATGAAATACTAGTAAAAATTACTGTTAATAAACTGGAAAATATACTTAAAAAATTAAAAAACAAAGCTTTGTATCAAACTTATTGGAATTTAGGGTTATCCTACCTATATTTAGGAGAAACAAAGAAAGCCATTGTTGCATTTGAAAAGGAAATTTCATTCCCTTTAGATCTTAAGCATCATCACTTTAATCCCACTAAATATTTAGACTCCATAAAACAACTTGTTTTACTTTATGGTCATCAGCCATTAAAACAGCAGGAATTAATAAAAATAATTTGTGAAATACCAAAAGAAATGATGTGTTACGATTTTTCTATGTATATATTAAAATTTTATATAAAAAATTCTTTAGAATACGAAGCTAATCTTCTTATTCAGAAAATACAATTATAA
- a CDS encoding GNAT family N-acetyltransferase, whose translation MYFAIENETVVGVIKIRESLTPFLLKLGGNIGYCVAKEHRRKGYGKKMLSLGLEKTRDMGMKKVLITCNIDNQGSEGVILGNGGILENVIEEHKRFWIKL comes from the coding sequence ATTTATTTTGCAATAGAAAATGAAACAGTGGTAGGAGTAATAAAGATCAGAGAAAGTCTAACTCCTTTCTTATTAAAGCTAGGAGGAAATATAGGTTACTGTGTTGCTAAAGAGCATAGAAGAAAAGGGTATGGAAAGAAGATGCTTTCTTTAGGTCTAGAAAAAACTAGAGATATGGGAATGAAAAAAGTATTGATTACTTGTAATATTGATAACCAAGGATCTGAAGGAGTTATTTTAGGAAATGGTGGAATATTAGAAAACGTTATAGAAGAACACAAGCGTTTTTGGATAAAATTGTAG
- a CDS encoding MFS transporter: MNFLLYLISSVTSIVGSGMQSVVIPLYILKVTGSGLEMGKAASVFLVLSLITGPIMGIVADKFNRKHLLIICDFLSFITISILLLSGRTSTSSIILMQGVLVVISRCFSSASSAIFSELDSIKKVERNNNIYSGVITFTQIFTPILGVALYGFMKIELIFLLNAITFLISGFSEFFIQYTPSEKRKEIKIQSVKSVIASYAPVVKYLKEKDEILGVSGYIIVLNFFFNPVTTIVFSYFILQELNLKPSYIGYLQSVFVIGLLLGNIIIGKFLKTIEFREKITYFLMIQLMILALFINMDLYIPNPYFIYINGFLILMLGIFNSLVNVPFLSYLQKTVDCDIKGRFFSLLDTMVRSVVPFGLIIFGLLIDYKFNIRSVVTMGSITLTIATYLFFGKTKAGKKFVNKSIAN; the protein is encoded by the coding sequence ATGAATTTTTTACTATATTTAATATCATCAGTTACATCAATTGTAGGTTCGGGGATGCAGTCAGTTGTTATTCCACTATATATTTTAAAAGTCACAGGGTCAGGCCTAGAGATGGGAAAAGCTGCCAGTGTATTTTTAGTTCTAAGTCTTATTACCGGTCCAATAATGGGAATAGTAGCAGATAAATTCAATAGAAAACACCTATTAATAATATGTGATTTTTTGTCTTTTATAACAATATCAATTCTACTTCTCAGTGGAAGAACTAGCACTTCTTCTATAATTCTTATGCAAGGAGTTCTGGTTGTTATTTCAAGATGTTTTTCATCTGCATCTTCGGCAATTTTTTCAGAATTAGATTCTATAAAAAAAGTTGAAAGAAATAACAATATCTATAGTGGAGTAATCACCTTTACACAAATATTTACTCCAATTTTAGGAGTTGCTTTGTATGGATTTATGAAAATAGAATTAATCTTTCTTTTAAACGCAATAACTTTTTTAATTTCAGGATTCTCTGAATTTTTTATACAGTATACTCCTAGTGAAAAAAGAAAAGAGATCAAGATTCAAAGTGTTAAAAGTGTCATAGCATCCTATGCTCCTGTTGTAAAATATTTAAAGGAAAAAGATGAAATCTTAGGGGTTTCAGGGTATATTATTGTTCTAAATTTCTTTTTTAATCCTGTGACAACGATTGTATTTTCATACTTTATCTTACAAGAATTAAACTTAAAACCTTCATATATAGGTTATTTACAGAGTGTATTTGTTATTGGTCTTTTATTAGGTAATATTATCATTGGTAAATTTTTAAAAACAATTGAATTTAGAGAAAAAATAACTTATTTTTTGATGATTCAACTAATGATTTTAGCATTATTTATAAATATGGATCTGTATATTCCTAATCCATATTTTATTTATATAAATGGATTTCTTATCTTGATGCTTGGTATTTTTAATAGTTTAGTCAATGTTCCATTTTTATCTTATCTACAAAAAACCGTAGACTGTGATATTAAAGGGAGGTTTTTCTCATTATTGGATACAATGGTTAGATCTGTAGTTCCTTTTGGTTTAATAATTTTTGGTCTTTTGATAGATTATAAATTCAATATAAGATCTGTTGTTACTATGGGATCAATCACATTAACAATAGCAACCTATTTATTCTTTGGAAAAACTAAAGCAGGAAAAAAGTTTGTAAATAAATCAATTGCTAATTAA
- a CDS encoding MFS transporter produces the protein MFNKKLLRNSNFMLLIVGRFVSIFGTYIQNFSLSLYVLHKTGDAALFASTIAVSFIPRIILGPFAGVLADKFNKKKIMVTLDFISGGVIAIYSLIFFFKGEFSIFDIYVIQITLSLLNVMFAPASMGVLPVIIEKSERKNANSLNSFLSSGLEFITPLIAGFTYSFGLLPIMMFNSLSFVISGISEIFIKLPVSKRGKSKLDVKSLLVDLKEGVVILGKDRSILGLIFIGCGLNLLIGPLFSIAFPYILKTQLLVDDRTFGIVLSIMISAMVISPFIASNILKKVSINTLLKKIYLLIIIMTIACGGIFLGTSNFLVLIISLTIFGFLVAGLINILGICLVGSFQDIVPEEYYGRIGALFNSSMDIATPLGQLLIGFILAGGNSASLFIITGILLSTYLIVFRWLTKENKNKYRSV, from the coding sequence ATTTTTAATAAAAAATTATTAAGAAATTCAAATTTTATGTTGTTAATTGTAGGTCGGTTTGTTTCGATTTTTGGGACATATATTCAAAACTTTTCATTATCACTATATGTACTTCACAAGACTGGAGATGCTGCATTATTTGCGTCTACGATAGCAGTATCTTTTATACCTAGAATTATTTTAGGGCCATTTGCAGGAGTATTGGCAGATAAGTTTAATAAGAAAAAAATTATGGTTACCTTAGATTTTATAAGTGGAGGAGTAATAGCCATCTACTCTTTGATATTTTTTTTTAAAGGAGAGTTTTCAATCTTTGATATCTATGTTATCCAAATAACGCTTTCTCTTCTTAATGTAATGTTTGCTCCTGCCTCAATGGGAGTATTACCTGTAATTATAGAAAAAAGCGAAAGAAAAAATGCCAATAGTTTAAACTCATTTTTATCTTCAGGTTTGGAGTTTATTACTCCGTTAATTGCAGGATTCACATACAGCTTTGGATTACTTCCTATAATGATGTTTAATAGTTTAAGCTTTGTTATATCAGGAATAAGTGAGATATTCATAAAACTTCCTGTGAGTAAGAGAGGAAAAAGTAAACTTGATGTAAAAAGTTTATTAGTAGATCTAAAGGAAGGTGTAGTTATTTTAGGTAAGGATAGATCTATATTAGGTCTTATATTTATAGGATGCGGCTTAAACCTATTGATAGGACCTCTTTTCTCCATTGCTTTTCCGTATATATTAAAAACACAACTATTAGTTGATGATAGAACTTTTGGAATTGTTCTATCCATAATGATCAGTGCTATGGTTATCTCTCCATTTATAGCCAGCAATATATTAAAGAAAGTTAGTATCAATACACTACTAAAAAAAATTTATCTATTAATAATAATTATGACAATCGCTTGTGGTGGAATCTTTTTAGGAACATCAAATTTCTTAGTTCTTATAATTTCACTGACTATATTTGGATTTTTAGTAGCAGGGTTGATAAATATTCTTGGAATATGTCTAGTAGGAAGTTTTCAAGATATAGTTCCAGAAGAGTATTACGGCCGAATAGGAGCTCTATTTAATAGTTCCATGGATATAGCCACACCCTTAGGTCAATTGCTGATAGGGTTTATATTAGCAGGGGGGAATTCTGCATCACTTTTTATTATTACCGGTATATTACTATCTACTTATCTTATAGTTTTTAGATGGTTAACAAAAGAAAATAAAAATAAGTATAGAAGTGTATAA
- the istA gene encoding IS21 family transposase, whose translation MAIHMDTYKKIRRLHLVEGVSIRKISRDLHISRNTVRKYINGDTIPGEKKFSSRGKQVMTREVLDFIEACIFEDNEHTHSKQRHTANRVWVRLKEEVGFLGSYSSVKVAFRELKGKTKEVFLPLTFNPAEAMQIDFGSAHIFLNDEKQEIKYFCARLAYSAHIFTKAYFAEREECFLDGIISAFEYFGGIPREVLFDNARVAVSEGYGKHVTKITKGYETLVAHYAFKPKFCNVRSGNEKGLVENLVGLIRRNTMVPIPRVKSLNELNIKIKKACDNYLENHKVGGESLSVKQKFQIEANNLLELPSHSLDISKRDYKRVTKFSTVTFETNKYSLPCELVGTEVILKTGHSEIQFLHKGKVVAIHQRIFKKNKHSYQLIHYLKALERKPRAVFNADPVIQNIPKAIFEMYHSKGDSKLFLEYLREEVGLPKINDQIEVQRNNLGKYDNLISQEVIQ comes from the coding sequence GTGGCAATTCATATGGATACATATAAAAAAATTAGACGACTTCATCTAGTTGAAGGGGTTTCTATTAGAAAAATTTCTAGAGATCTTCATATTTCTAGAAACACTGTTAGAAAGTATATTAATGGAGATACAATTCCTGGAGAAAAAAAGTTTTCTTCTCGAGGAAAACAAGTTATGACTAGAGAAGTCTTAGACTTTATTGAAGCTTGTATTTTTGAAGACAACGAGCATACTCATTCAAAACAGAGGCACACTGCTAATAGGGTTTGGGTTAGACTCAAAGAAGAGGTTGGGTTTCTTGGTTCATATTCTTCTGTTAAGGTTGCATTTAGAGAATTAAAAGGTAAAACAAAAGAGGTTTTTCTACCACTTACCTTTAATCCTGCGGAAGCTATGCAAATTGATTTTGGTTCAGCGCATATCTTTCTCAATGATGAAAAGCAGGAAATAAAATATTTTTGTGCTCGGTTAGCATATAGCGCTCATATCTTTACTAAGGCCTACTTCGCAGAAAGAGAAGAATGTTTTTTAGATGGGATCATCTCTGCTTTTGAATATTTTGGTGGTATTCCTAGAGAAGTTCTCTTTGATAATGCCAGAGTTGCTGTATCAGAAGGCTATGGAAAACATGTAACTAAAATAACTAAAGGGTATGAAACTCTCGTTGCTCATTATGCTTTTAAACCTAAATTTTGCAATGTTAGAAGTGGAAATGAAAAAGGTTTGGTTGAAAATTTAGTAGGACTTATCAGAAGAAATACTATGGTTCCTATCCCTAGAGTTAAAAGTTTGAATGAGTTAAATATCAAAATAAAAAAGGCTTGTGATAACTACTTAGAAAATCATAAAGTTGGCGGTGAAAGCTTAAGTGTTAAACAAAAATTCCAGATTGAAGCTAATAACCTTTTAGAGCTTCCTAGCCATTCACTAGATATTTCTAAAAGAGACTATAAAAGAGTCACTAAGTTTTCAACTGTAACTTTTGAAACTAATAAATATTCATTACCCTGTGAATTAGTAGGAACTGAGGTGATTTTAAAAACTGGTCATTCAGAAATACAATTTCTTCATAAAGGTAAAGTTGTTGCAATTCACCAGAGAATATTTAAAAAAAATAAGCATAGTTATCAATTAATTCACTATCTTAAAGCTTTAGAAAGAAAACCGCGAGCTGTATTTAATGCTGATCCAGTTATACAAAATATTCCTAAAGCAATTTTTGAAATGTATCACTCTAAAGGAGATTCAAAACTCTTTTTAGAATATCTAAGAGAAGAAGTCGGTCTTCCTAAAATCAACGACCAAATAGAAGTTCAAAGAAATAATTTAGGTAAATATGATAACTTAATTTCCCAAGAGGTGATCCAATGA
- a CDS encoding BamA/TamA family outer membrane protein has product MWKIKKREILLMGVFLFFLSNCKESLAIGEELNAGQELNRQIKAIENFKIKKEIEKGSQIQKKEEKEEISEKEKYPEIEFILKKVEHNDSKILTKLELKSIIKNYENKKVNLNEMFELVEKINKLYEKKGYVVCKAIIPPQTIENGVFKIILIEGETDKIEIKNNKSTKDSYILKRMDSLKKGDISNFNELNKNLVWFNSVEDISIEIQMKAGEKFGTTDYILNVKEPKKTDLIVYANNTGSESTGEYKGGFAYANHSVFGYRDSLNLVGAATEGSMTGVVSYSIPISRKGTRLEPQYSANEMSLKNGDYAELDTKGSSKNYQMTISQPLFIRRDLKVNSGLTWGNQKSSTTILDNKWIDDTTEKVSGYMSILKYFNRSVFYMKNTYSYLDYEDIKLNKKYFTKYEVNMLFQRLLENNAIVYLKINGQGTADEYLPSSEQFFIGGSYMGRGYPESFMGADKGIACSLEYEVPIVNKMKAFMFFDGGMLYGETSYEDKEIYSAGYGVRGSFYKNLDLSLTMGIPMETDYNGEKIDSFRLHFVFSYKL; this is encoded by the coding sequence ATGTGGAAAATTAAAAAAAGAGAAATATTATTAATGGGAGTGTTCTTATTTTTTTTAAGCAACTGTAAAGAAAGTTTAGCTATTGGAGAAGAGTTAAATGCAGGGCAGGAATTAAATAGGCAAATTAAAGCAATTGAAAATTTTAAAATAAAGAAAGAAATTGAAAAAGGTTCTCAGATTCAAAAAAAAGAAGAGAAGGAAGAAATATCAGAAAAAGAAAAGTATCCTGAAATTGAATTTATTTTGAAAAAAGTAGAGCATAATGATTCTAAAATTTTAACAAAATTAGAATTAAAGAGTATAATCAAGAATTATGAAAATAAAAAAGTAAATTTGAATGAAATGTTTGAACTGGTAGAAAAAATAAATAAACTTTATGAAAAAAAGGGATATGTAGTTTGTAAAGCAATTATCCCACCTCAAACAATAGAAAATGGAGTTTTTAAAATAATATTGATAGAGGGAGAAACTGATAAAATCGAAATAAAAAATAATAAGAGTACAAAAGATTCTTATATATTAAAAAGAATGGATAGTTTAAAAAAAGGGGATATCTCCAATTTCAATGAATTAAATAAAAATCTAGTATGGTTTAATTCAGTGGAGGATATCTCAATTGAAATTCAAATGAAAGCAGGAGAAAAATTTGGGACAACAGACTATATTTTAAATGTAAAGGAACCTAAAAAAACAGATTTAATAGTTTATGCAAATAATACTGGAAGCGAAAGTACTGGAGAATATAAGGGTGGTTTTGCTTATGCTAATCACAGTGTTTTTGGTTATAGAGATAGTTTAAACTTAGTAGGTGCTGCAACGGAAGGAAGTATGACAGGTGTGGTAAGTTATTCTATTCCTATTTCAAGGAAAGGAACTAGGTTGGAACCTCAATATTCAGCAAATGAAATGAGTTTGAAAAATGGAGATTATGCAGAGTTAGATACAAAGGGAAGTTCTAAAAATTATCAAATGACAATATCTCAACCTTTATTTATAAGAAGAGATCTTAAGGTTAATTCTGGCCTTACTTGGGGAAATCAAAAATCAAGTACAACAATTTTAGATAATAAATGGATTGATGATACAACAGAAAAAGTATCAGGTTATATGTCTATATTAAAATATTTTAATAGATCAGTATTTTATATGAAAAATACTTATTCATATTTAGATTATGAAGATATTAAATTAAATAAAAAATATTTCACAAAATATGAAGTAAATATGTTGTTCCAAAGATTATTAGAAAATAATGCAATTGTTTATTTGAAAATAAATGGTCAGGGGACAGCTGATGAATATTTACCATCTTCAGAACAATTTTTTATAGGTGGATCATATATGGGAAGAGGTTATCCAGAAAGCTTTATGGGAGCAGATAAGGGGATAGCTTGTAGTTTAGAATATGAAGTTCCTATAGTTAATAAGATGAAGGCATTTATGTTCTTTGATGGTGGAATGTTATATGGGGAGACTTCCTACGAGGATAAAGAAATTTATTCTGCTGGATATGGAGTTAGAGGTAGTTTTTATAAAAATTTAGATTTATCATTAACAATGGGTATTCCTATGGAAACTGATTATAATGGTGAAAAGATAGATTCTTTTAGACTACATTTTGTTTTTAGTTATAAATTATAG
- a CDS encoding MFS transporter: protein MRNYWLYFWCRIASILGGSLQNAIIPIVILEGTRSGGTLGSVLGIQEVLLLLTSFVAGYIADKFNRKYIMIICDLINAGLLGGYIFLAEGDINYLFALIFIQNSVNKLFFAASGTIFSQIVKSKDLLKRKSLMKTVVRIINISAPPVGIFLYTKLGLNFILTINLLSFLISGILEFFIRYKSHLTKSKNKERVNIIKEYKEPLVYIKNANSSFKGLMLFMLSVNFFFNPIISVVFPFIITSYLKLPVIFLGYTMSSVAIGYIIGGGILAKYPEKFELGGKLWKKMVIINFIVLAGIPISLYVFSNNLLLCQLSIISLFFIFGATNIIYVETLFVYFEIVIPHKIKGRAFSLIEIFGSILTPIGYFLVAGIIDKVNPLYLSLTASGLCAVFYFIVVVRRVDSKDIKMNLGKFI from the coding sequence ATGAGAAACTATTGGTTATATTTTTGGTGTAGGATCGCGTCAATACTAGGAGGATCGCTCCAAAATGCTATTATTCCTATCGTTATACTAGAGGGGACCAGGTCCGGAGGAACACTGGGTTCTGTTTTAGGTATACAGGAAGTTTTGCTCTTATTGACTTCATTTGTAGCAGGGTATATAGCGGATAAATTTAATAGAAAATATATAATGATTATTTGTGATCTGATAAATGCAGGGTTATTAGGTGGATATATATTTTTAGCAGAAGGAGACATCAACTATCTTTTTGCTCTTATTTTTATACAAAATTCAGTGAATAAACTTTTCTTTGCAGCCTCCGGAACTATTTTTAGTCAAATTGTGAAGAGTAAAGACTTGTTAAAAAGAAAATCATTGATGAAAACTGTGGTCAGGATTATAAATATATCTGCTCCTCCTGTAGGAATTTTCCTCTATACGAAACTAGGATTAAACTTTATTTTAACTATCAATCTATTATCATTTTTAATCTCTGGAATTTTAGAGTTTTTTATTAGATATAAGTCACATCTGACAAAATCAAAGAATAAAGAAAGGGTAAATATTATTAAAGAGTATAAGGAACCATTGGTATATATCAAAAATGCTAATTCGAGCTTTAAAGGACTTATGTTGTTTATGTTATCTGTAAACTTCTTTTTTAATCCTATAATATCGGTTGTTTTTCCATTTATTATCACCAGCTATCTAAAACTTCCAGTAATATTTCTAGGATATACAATGTCTAGTGTTGCAATAGGATATATTATAGGAGGAGGGATTTTAGCTAAATATCCTGAAAAATTTGAATTAGGAGGGAAGCTATGGAAAAAGATGGTTATAATTAATTTTATAGTTTTAGCAGGAATTCCTATTTCACTATATGTTTTTAGTAATAATTTACTGTTGTGCCAGTTGAGTATAATCAGCTTATTTTTTATCTTTGGGGCTACAAATATTATATATGTTGAAACTTTATTTGTATATTTTGAGATAGTGATACCTCATAAGATAAAAGGCAGGGCTTTTTCATTGATAGAGATATTTGGATCTATATTGACCCCTATCGGTTATTTTTTAGTAGCTGGAATTATAGATAAAGTTAATCCGCTTTATTTATCTCTTACTGCCAGTGGTTTATGTGCTGTTTTTTACTTTATTGTAGTGGTGAGAAGGGTAGATTCAAAAGATATAAAAATGAATTTGGGAAAATTTATATAA